A stretch of the Spirochaetales bacterium genome encodes the following:
- the rplM gene encoding 50S ribosomal protein L13 → MKTIFVKPKDITHKWYLIDAAGKRLGRVAVMAASIVRGKHKAIFSPHMDTGDFVIIINADKVDVSGRKRTDKMYHRHSGYPGGLKTESFTKVIGRKPTFPLEHAVKGMLPKGSLGRKLYKNIKIYAGESHPHEAQKPEILE, encoded by the coding sequence ATGAAAACTATATTTGTTAAACCTAAGGATATTACTCACAAATGGTATCTTATTGATGCGGCGGGAAAGAGACTGGGCAGAGTGGCGGTAATGGCGGCATCGATTGTGCGGGGTAAACATAAAGCCATTTTTTCACCGCACATGGATACAGGGGATTTTGTCATTATTATCAATGCCGATAAAGTCGATGTTTCGGGACGCAAGAGAACGGACAAGATGTATCACAGGCATTCGGGGTATCCCGGCGGCCTCAAGACCGAGTCCTTTACTAAAGTAATCGGTCGTAAGCCGACGTTTCCGCTTGAGCATGCGGTAAAAGGGATGCTTCCCAAAGGGAGTCTTGGGAGAAAACTCTATAAAAACATTAAGATATATGCCGGTGAATCGCATCCCCATGAAGCCCAGAAACCGGAAATTCTTGAATAA